One Streptomyces lincolnensis genomic region harbors:
- a CDS encoding LacI family DNA-binding transcriptional regulator → MPRVTSKDVAREAGVSQTTVSFVLNGRDEHGLSAETRRRVLETANRLGYVPSGAGRALRKGQSNVVLCVVPDFPVAEAMEQFKLALGRSLGEAGYACVYLHHAGTATPLAELWQHVQPAVVVAFGSLPAADAQLLHRAEIPLLDGVFTPGGTGLTGLSQEDIGRLQIEHLAARGHRHIGYAAVDDPRERPFCLPRLEGATRACRDLGLPAPQVVSMRYSRDSARNAVVEWTHGATPATAVAAFNDLIALAVLASCRTQHIGIPDDLALIGVDDLPVGSLAVPALTTIGMDLTAAAGNLTAGILAAVGAPAPAAPSGPDAGGILALIQRETT, encoded by the coding sequence TTGCCGAGAGTCACCAGCAAGGATGTGGCGCGGGAGGCCGGGGTCTCCCAGACCACCGTGAGCTTCGTGCTCAACGGCAGGGACGAGCACGGGCTCTCTGCGGAGACGCGCCGACGGGTGCTGGAGACGGCGAACCGGCTCGGCTACGTGCCGTCGGGGGCCGGTCGTGCGCTGCGCAAGGGCCAGAGCAACGTCGTGCTCTGCGTGGTTCCGGATTTCCCCGTCGCGGAGGCCATGGAGCAGTTCAAACTGGCCCTCGGCCGGTCGCTGGGCGAGGCCGGCTATGCCTGCGTGTACCTGCACCACGCCGGGACGGCCACGCCGCTGGCCGAGCTGTGGCAGCACGTCCAGCCGGCGGTGGTCGTCGCGTTCGGCAGCCTGCCGGCCGCCGACGCGCAGTTGCTGCACCGGGCGGAAATCCCTCTGCTCGACGGCGTGTTCACACCGGGCGGCACGGGTCTGACCGGGCTGAGCCAGGAGGACATCGGGCGGCTGCAGATCGAGCATCTCGCGGCACGCGGGCACCGGCACATCGGCTACGCCGCCGTGGACGACCCGCGAGAGCGGCCCTTCTGTCTGCCCCGCCTGGAGGGTGCCACCCGGGCCTGCCGTGATCTCGGTCTGCCGGCTCCACAGGTGGTCAGCATGCGCTACTCACGGGACAGCGCCCGGAACGCTGTCGTGGAGTGGACGCATGGCGCCACTCCGGCCACGGCTGTCGCCGCATTCAACGATCTGATCGCCCTCGCCGTCCTGGCGAGCTGCCGCACCCAGCACATCGGCATCCCGGACGACCTGGCGCTGATCGGCGTCGACGACCTCCCCGTGGGCTCGCTCGCTGTACCGGCCCTGACCACCATCGGGATGGACCTCACCGCGGCGGCCGGCAATCTCACCGCCGGCATCCTCGCGGCGGTCGGGGCTCCGGCTCCGGCGGCGCCGAGCGGGCCTGACGCGGGCGGCATCCTGGCGCTCATCCAGCGCGAGACCACGTAG
- a CDS encoding MFS transporter, with translation MDDTIPVSTDPTPGRVSSPADPVRLGRLLAFVFPATTAMYALFNGIGVILLPAQVADLAPGSKVGVLALLTTLGAVASMLALPAGGALSDRTRSRFGRRAPWLVVMAGVSGLLTIAMGLSTGLAVLAVLVPVLWFTANFYGGAISAILPDRVPVARRGIASAVIGLGTPVGILFGVNLAGRVSQLWAYTVLALVLFVTTLALVAGAREPSSLDLVTERPKRRGNVIAAVRAFFRAFGHRDFTLAFASRFGLFLAYFTVSGYLFFAVQDYVGAKNVPGGNVALAVSTLTTVSFGTWIAVATLCGWLADKLDRRKLFIAISAIGLGLSQVIPIISHSWSAMLAYSAVSGASLGTYFAVDLAVMSLVLPDKESEGRDFAILNVATGLPQLAAPAIAGSLIGLGGYGSLFLVSGASALVAGALAMAIRSIR, from the coding sequence ATGGATGACACGATCCCCGTCAGCACCGACCCGACACCCGGCCGCGTTTCCAGCCCCGCCGATCCGGTTCGCCTTGGCCGCCTGCTTGCCTTCGTCTTCCCGGCGACCACCGCGATGTACGCCCTGTTCAACGGGATCGGTGTGATCCTGCTCCCCGCGCAGGTGGCCGACCTCGCGCCCGGCTCCAAGGTCGGTGTGCTGGCGCTGCTGACGACGCTGGGCGCGGTGGCCTCGATGCTCGCCCTTCCCGCCGGCGGAGCGCTGTCGGACCGTACGCGGTCCCGGTTCGGACGGCGCGCCCCCTGGCTGGTGGTGATGGCCGGGGTGTCCGGGCTGCTGACGATCGCCATGGGCCTGAGCACCGGACTGGCCGTCCTCGCGGTCCTGGTCCCGGTCCTGTGGTTCACCGCGAACTTCTACGGCGGGGCGATCTCGGCGATCCTGCCCGACCGGGTGCCCGTGGCCAGGCGTGGCATCGCCTCCGCGGTCATCGGTCTGGGTACGCCCGTCGGCATCCTCTTCGGCGTCAACCTGGCCGGCCGGGTCAGCCAGCTCTGGGCCTACACGGTTCTCGCGCTGGTGCTGTTCGTCACGACACTCGCGCTCGTCGCCGGTGCGCGCGAACCGTCCTCGCTCGACCTGGTGACGGAGAGACCGAAGCGACGGGGCAACGTGATCGCGGCCGTCCGGGCGTTCTTCCGCGCCTTCGGCCACCGGGACTTCACCCTGGCCTTCGCCAGCCGGTTCGGCCTGTTCCTGGCCTACTTCACGGTCTCCGGCTACCTCTTCTTCGCCGTGCAGGACTACGTCGGAGCCAAGAACGTCCCCGGCGGCAACGTCGCCCTCGCGGTGAGCACCCTCACGACGGTCTCGTTCGGCACCTGGATCGCCGTCGCCACACTCTGCGGCTGGCTCGCCGACAAGCTCGACCGGCGCAAGCTGTTCATCGCGATCAGCGCCATCGGCCTGGGCCTGTCCCAGGTCATACCGATCATCAGCCACAGCTGGAGCGCGATGCTCGCGTACTCCGCCGTCTCGGGCGCTTCGCTGGGCACGTACTTCGCGGTCGACCTCGCCGTCATGTCGCTGGTCCTGCCGGACAAGGAGAGCGAGGGGCGCGACTTCGCGATCCTCAACGTCGCCACCGGCCTGCCCCAGCTCGCGGCGCCCGCCATCGCCGGCTCACTCATCGGGCTCGGCGGCTACGGCTCACTGTTCCTCGTCAGCGGCGCGTCCGCCCTGGTCGCCGGAGCGCTGGCCATGGCCATCCGCTCGATCCGATAA
- a CDS encoding alpha/beta fold hydrolase codes for MTMITTPTGVSLTYGTFGDPDHPPLLLIQGLGAHMLGWRADFCRQLADQGFHVLRFDNRDVGLSQKFPQGGYTLADLANDTAGLLTALGIPSAHIVGQSMGGMVAQQLALDHPTRVLTLALVYTAPSTDFLAGRDLVDERTHRPRARNRDEAITLYLDNEAVCASPGYPQDITWLRELGGQMYDRDHDPDGIERQLESLDNSPDRTPRLHHITVPTTILHGDGDRLISADASKLMHELIADSKLTIYPGMGHELPRPLWPQIITQIRDNAVRGSA; via the coding sequence ATGACCATGATCACCACACCCACCGGGGTGTCCCTCACCTACGGCACGTTCGGCGATCCCGACCACCCACCGCTGCTGCTGATCCAGGGCCTCGGCGCCCACATGCTCGGATGGCGCGCCGACTTCTGCAGGCAACTCGCCGACCAGGGCTTCCACGTCCTGCGCTTCGACAACCGGGACGTCGGCCTCTCGCAGAAGTTCCCGCAGGGCGGCTACACCCTGGCCGACCTGGCGAACGACACCGCGGGCCTGCTCACCGCGCTCGGCATTCCCTCGGCGCACATCGTCGGACAGTCGATGGGCGGCATGGTCGCCCAGCAACTCGCCCTCGACCACCCCACACGTGTACTGACCCTGGCCCTTGTCTACACGGCGCCCAGCACGGACTTCCTCGCCGGACGCGACCTGGTCGACGAGCGGACGCACCGCCCCCGGGCCCGCAACCGCGACGAGGCGATCACGCTCTACCTGGACAACGAAGCGGTGTGCGCCTCACCCGGATACCCCCAGGACATCACGTGGCTGCGCGAGCTCGGCGGCCAGATGTACGACCGGGACCACGACCCAGACGGCATCGAGCGTCAGCTGGAATCGCTCGACAACTCCCCGGACCGAACGCCGCGCCTGCACCACATCACGGTGCCCACCACGATCCTGCACGGCGACGGCGACCGCCTGATCAGCGCCGACGCCTCCAAACTCATGCACGAACTGATCGCGGACTCGAAGCTGACCATCTACCCCGGCATGGGCCATGAGCTTCCCCGGCCGCTCTGGCCACAGATCATCACGCAGATCCGGGACAACGCGGTACGAGGGAGTGCCTGA
- a CDS encoding serine hydrolase domain-containing protein, with product MTAVQVNGHVSSGFEPIADAFTDNFRHRGDTAASCVVYAQGAPVVDIWAGRTARGAWTPEARTVVFSVSKGVTTVCLLMAAERGLIELDAPVAKYWPEFAENGKETTTVRQLLAHRAGLAAPEADLTWEDLRAWTPVADTLARQRPAWTPGTAYTYHALTFGWLAGEVLRRATGLRPAQWLRQHVADPLDLTMTFGADPTSADFHPLADPLPSTDPEAAAIMATAFAEPMIERSISLGGVVDPARIIQAANEEPWLSAEIPAGNLVTDARSLARLYAATVGEVDGIRLLGPDTVRDALVVRSEGHPFVGPDMSSGWGTGFMTSSGHRPMIGPGSFGHDGLGGCLAFAHLEPEIAFAYQTAQPGGPPDDRANTLSHALRACL from the coding sequence ATGACCGCAGTACAGGTGAACGGCCACGTCTCCAGCGGCTTCGAACCGATCGCCGACGCCTTCACCGACAACTTCCGCCACCGCGGCGACACGGCCGCTTCCTGTGTGGTGTACGCCCAGGGCGCGCCGGTGGTCGACATCTGGGCCGGGCGGACCGCCCGGGGCGCCTGGACGCCCGAGGCCCGCACCGTGGTGTTCTCGGTCAGCAAGGGCGTCACCACCGTCTGTCTGCTGATGGCCGCCGAGCGCGGACTGATCGAACTCGACGCCCCGGTGGCGAAGTACTGGCCGGAGTTCGCCGAGAACGGCAAGGAGACGACGACGGTACGGCAGCTCCTCGCACACAGGGCCGGCCTGGCGGCGCCCGAGGCGGACCTGACGTGGGAGGACCTGCGCGCCTGGACGCCGGTCGCGGACACCCTGGCCCGGCAGAGGCCGGCCTGGACCCCCGGGACGGCGTACACCTACCACGCGCTCACCTTCGGCTGGCTGGCCGGCGAGGTACTGCGCCGGGCCACGGGGCTGCGCCCGGCCCAGTGGCTGCGCCAGCACGTGGCCGATCCCCTGGACCTGACGATGACGTTCGGCGCCGACCCCACCTCCGCCGACTTCCACCCCCTGGCGGACCCGCTGCCCAGCACCGACCCCGAGGCTGCCGCGATAATGGCCACAGCTTTCGCCGAACCGATGATCGAACGCTCCATCAGCCTGGGCGGTGTCGTCGACCCCGCCCGCATCATCCAGGCCGCCAACGAAGAACCATGGCTGTCGGCGGAGATACCGGCCGGCAATCTCGTGACCGACGCCCGCAGCCTTGCCCGGCTCTACGCGGCCACGGTGGGCGAGGTCGACGGGATCAGGCTGCTGGGCCCGGACACCGTCCGCGATGCCCTCGTGGTGCGCTCCGAGGGCCACCCGTTCGTGGGCCCCGACATGAGCAGCGGTTGGGGCACCGGCTTCATGACCAGCTCCGGCCACCGTCCGATGATCGGTCCCGGCAGCTTCGGCCACGACGGCCTGGGCGGCTGCCTCGCCTTCGCGCACCTGGAGCCCGAGATCGCCTTCGCCTACCAGACCGCACAGCCCGGGGGACCCCCCGACGACCGCGCCAACACGCTCAGCCACGCGCTGCGTGCTTGCCTGTGA
- a CDS encoding CocE/NonD family hydrolase, producing MTTTLPRPTAPTPPNPATRAANRLLTRLLRLPGTRHGYRVERNIPTPARDGAVLMTDHYAPVTDRPKGTVLVRTPYGRGFPSNLEARVYADRGYHVVLQSCRGTFGSTGDFYPMANEADDAQDAVAWLRTQPWFDGRLATAGASYVGWTQWALLMDPPPELRACLIAVAPHDMHDAAHGSGAFRLGDFLSFAEMVVNQERFTGLRAMPRMLTLNRRLAPVFGALPLADAADQATGHRAAWFREWLTTPERDDPVWDRLKLGDALERVDVPVRLTAGWQDLFLDQTLHQYQALRTRGVDVSITVGPWTHQELGQKGMGRLVRGNLEWLEIHLADEAPTRLRSAPSVEVYVTGQGAWRHLDQWPPVTSATVRYLQPGGKLVADKPGEGTPSTYLYDPANPTPALGGPLLTLDAGSKDNAKLESRSDVLTFTTDPLTAPLEIIGTPVVELAHTRNNPHADVFVRLCDVDPKGVSRNVAEGLLRLDPASPLDQVQTVRVRLDACAHQVKTGHQVRLLIAGGSHPRYARSEGTGAAPGTGTELRPCTHTVHHDSGAVSRVILPTPTG from the coding sequence ATGACCACGACACTGCCACGTCCCACCGCTCCGACGCCCCCGAACCCGGCCACCCGCGCGGCGAACCGGCTCCTGACCCGCCTGCTGCGGCTGCCGGGCACCCGGCACGGCTACCGGGTCGAGCGGAACATCCCGACCCCCGCGCGCGACGGCGCCGTCCTGATGACGGACCACTACGCCCCCGTCACCGACCGGCCCAAGGGCACCGTCCTCGTGCGCACACCGTACGGACGCGGGTTTCCCAGCAACCTGGAGGCGAGGGTCTACGCCGACCGTGGCTATCACGTCGTACTGCAGAGCTGCCGCGGCACGTTCGGCTCCACGGGAGACTTCTACCCCATGGCGAACGAAGCCGACGACGCCCAGGACGCGGTGGCCTGGCTGCGCACCCAGCCGTGGTTCGACGGACGGCTCGCGACCGCCGGGGCGTCCTATGTGGGCTGGACCCAGTGGGCGCTGCTGATGGACCCGCCCCCCGAACTGCGCGCCTGTCTGATCGCCGTGGCCCCGCACGACATGCACGACGCGGCCCACGGAAGCGGAGCGTTCCGTCTGGGGGACTTCCTGTCCTTCGCGGAGATGGTGGTCAACCAGGAGCGATTCACCGGGCTGCGGGCCATGCCCCGGATGCTCACCCTGAACCGGCGGCTGGCCCCGGTCTTCGGCGCCCTCCCGCTGGCCGACGCGGCCGACCAGGCGACCGGGCACCGTGCGGCGTGGTTCCGGGAATGGCTGACCACTCCGGAGCGCGACGACCCGGTGTGGGACCGGCTCAAACTCGGCGACGCCCTTGAGCGGGTGGACGTCCCGGTGCGGCTCACCGCCGGCTGGCAGGACCTCTTCCTCGACCAGACCCTGCACCAGTACCAGGCGCTGCGTACCCGCGGGGTCGATGTCTCGATCACCGTCGGCCCTTGGACCCACCAGGAACTGGGCCAGAAGGGCATGGGACGTCTGGTCCGCGGCAATCTTGAATGGCTGGAGATTCACCTCGCCGACGAAGCGCCGACCCGGCTGCGGTCCGCACCCTCCGTGGAGGTGTACGTCACCGGGCAGGGCGCCTGGCGGCACTTGGACCAGTGGCCACCAGTGACAAGCGCGACCGTGCGCTATCTGCAGCCGGGCGGCAAGCTCGTGGCCGACAAGCCGGGCGAGGGCACTCCGTCCACCTATCTCTACGACCCGGCGAACCCCACACCCGCTCTCGGTGGCCCGCTGCTCACCCTCGACGCCGGAAGCAAGGACAACGCGAAACTGGAGAGCCGCTCCGACGTGCTCACCTTCACCACCGACCCGCTGACCGCGCCGCTGGAGATCATAGGAACCCCCGTCGTCGAACTGGCACACACCAGGAACAACCCGCACGCCGACGTCTTCGTACGGCTCTGCGACGTCGACCCCAAGGGCGTGTCCCGCAACGTCGCCGAAGGACTCCTGCGCCTGGACCCCGCCTCGCCGCTCGACCAGGTGCAGACCGTGCGGGTGCGGCTGGACGCCTGCGCACACCAGGTCAAGACCGGACACCAGGTGCGTCTGCTGATCGCCGGTGGCTCCCACCCGCGGTACGCACGCAGCGAGGGCACCGGTGCGGCGCCCGGCACCGGAACCGAGTTGCGGCCCTGCACGCACACCGTCCATCACGACAGCGGCGCGGTCTCCCGCGTGATCCTGCCGACACCGACCGGCTGA
- the lpdA gene encoding dihydrolipoyl dehydrogenase yields the protein MDEQGERFDVVVLGAGPGGYVAAIRAAQLGKRVAVVEEKYWGGVCLNVGCIPTKALLRNAELAHLFTREAKTFGIKVEGEVSFDYGEAFRRSRKVADGRVKGVHYLMKKNKITEISGRGTFLDPHTLQVADYDGNTRTIGFDHCVIAAGASPRLLPGTRRTSRVVTFEEQILAEDLPQSIVIAGAGAIGIEFAYVLHNYGVQVTIVEFLDRIAPLEDTEVSAELAKQYRRLGIDVLTSTRVESIDESGPQVRVTVTGTDGAQQVLQADKVLQAIGFAPNVTGYGLENTGVRVTERGAIDVDGRCRTSVPHIYAIGDVTAKLMLAHAAEAMGVVAAETIADAETMELDYVMIPRSTFCQPQIASFGYTEAQAREEGFDVQVAKFPFTANAKAHGLGDATGFVKLISDAKYGELLGGHLIGPDVTELLPELTLAQQWDLTVHEVARNVHAHPTLGEAVKEAVHGLAGHMINM from the coding sequence ATGGACGAGCAGGGTGAGCGCTTCGACGTCGTCGTACTCGGCGCGGGCCCCGGCGGGTATGTGGCCGCCATCCGGGCCGCCCAACTGGGTAAGCGTGTCGCGGTCGTCGAGGAGAAGTACTGGGGCGGCGTCTGTCTGAACGTGGGCTGTATCCCCACCAAGGCCCTGCTGCGCAACGCCGAACTCGCGCACCTCTTCACGCGCGAGGCGAAGACCTTCGGTATCAAGGTCGAGGGTGAGGTCTCCTTCGACTACGGGGAGGCCTTCCGCCGCAGCCGGAAGGTCGCGGACGGCCGGGTCAAGGGCGTCCACTACCTGATGAAGAAGAACAAGATCACGGAGATCAGCGGTCGCGGCACGTTCCTCGACCCGCACACGCTCCAGGTGGCCGACTACGACGGCAACACCCGCACCATCGGCTTCGATCACTGCGTCATCGCCGCCGGGGCGAGCCCCAGGCTGTTGCCCGGCACCCGCCGTACGTCGCGCGTGGTGACCTTCGAGGAGCAGATCCTCGCCGAGGACCTGCCGCAGTCGATCGTCATCGCGGGCGCCGGAGCCATCGGCATCGAGTTCGCCTACGTGCTGCACAACTACGGTGTGCAGGTGACGATCGTCGAGTTCCTGGACCGGATCGCCCCGCTGGAGGACACGGAGGTGTCCGCCGAACTGGCCAAGCAGTACCGCCGGTTGGGCATCGATGTGCTCACCTCGACCCGCGTCGAGTCGATCGACGAGTCGGGTCCGCAGGTCCGTGTCACGGTCACCGGCACGGACGGCGCCCAGCAGGTCCTTCAGGCGGACAAGGTGTTGCAGGCGATCGGCTTCGCGCCGAACGTCACCGGATACGGCCTGGAGAACACCGGCGTGCGCGTCACCGAGCGCGGCGCGATCGATGTCGACGGCCGCTGTCGTACCTCGGTGCCGCACATCTACGCCATCGGCGACGTCACCGCGAAGCTGATGCTGGCGCATGCCGCCGAGGCGATGGGTGTGGTCGCGGCCGAGACGATCGCGGACGCGGAGACCATGGAGTTGGACTACGTGATGATCCCGCGGTCCACCTTCTGCCAGCCGCAGATCGCCAGCTTCGGCTACACCGAGGCGCAGGCGAGGGAGGAGGGCTTCGACGTCCAGGTCGCCAAGTTCCCGTTCACCGCGAACGCCAAGGCCCACGGCCTGGGTGACGCGACCGGTTTCGTGAAGCTGATCAGCGACGCCAAGTACGGCGAACTCCTCGGCGGCCACCTCATCGGCCCCGACGTCACCGAGCTGCTCCCGGAGCTGACCCTGGCCCAGCAGTGGGACCTCACGGTCCACGAGGTCGCCCGCAACGTCCACGCCCACCCCACCCTGGGCGAGGCGGTCAAGGAAGCCGTCCACGGCCTGGCCGGCCACATGATCAACATGTAG
- a CDS encoding saccharopine dehydrogenase NADP-binding domain-containing protein — protein sequence MEKRRIVLLGATGCTGQRVLRELLARGEKPTLVGRSRTRMLALADRFEADLPVAEVDVTSTADLTRLVEPSDVVVSTIGPFMRLGMAAVTAAARAGAHYFDSTGEGTFARRVLLELDAVATVRGATLVPAFGYDYVPGNLAGALALTRAGERARHVEAGYFITRAGQGDELLHRSTLRDAYTLTTPGTRRTLVAAAAEDGFAYRSPRPWSTARVVDERVGKRVRTFHYGGVKRTAMTVPGTEHLGLPEVFPQLESVEVGLGWFGRWTRPVQIAATIQAPLLRSAKARAALERWSERLPGSQREPDPDGRSLVIAVARDSRGRPLAASALTGPDPYEMTGSLLAWAAAHAAQPDAVLKPGAHGPVAAFGLDTLRLGAAEAGVHEVDGAPARRR from the coding sequence GTGGAAAAGCGCAGGATCGTGTTGCTGGGTGCGACGGGGTGCACCGGGCAGCGCGTGCTCCGGGAACTGCTCGCGCGAGGGGAGAAGCCGACCTTGGTCGGGCGGAGCCGGACCAGGATGCTGGCCCTGGCCGACCGTTTCGAGGCGGACCTGCCGGTGGCCGAGGTCGACGTCACCTCGACGGCCGACCTCACGCGCCTCGTGGAGCCCAGCGATGTCGTCGTCTCCACGATCGGCCCGTTCATGCGGCTCGGCATGGCCGCGGTCACGGCTGCCGCGCGGGCGGGGGCCCACTACTTCGACTCGACGGGGGAGGGGACCTTCGCCCGCCGCGTCCTCCTTGAGCTGGACGCCGTCGCCACCGTCCGGGGAGCGACCCTTGTGCCCGCGTTCGGCTACGACTACGTGCCGGGCAACCTCGCCGGCGCGCTCGCCCTGACGCGGGCGGGCGAGCGGGCACGCCACGTGGAGGCCGGCTACTTCATCACCCGTGCCGGGCAGGGCGACGAGCTGCTCCACCGGAGCACCCTGCGCGACGCGTACACCCTGACCACGCCAGGCACACGTCGGACGCTGGTCGCTGCGGCGGCCGAGGACGGGTTCGCCTACCGCAGCCCGCGCCCCTGGTCCACCGCCCGTGTGGTCGACGAGCGGGTCGGCAAGCGGGTGCGTACCTTCCACTACGGCGGCGTGAAACGTACGGCCATGACCGTCCCGGGCACGGAGCATCTCGGACTGCCGGAGGTCTTTCCCCAGTTGGAGAGCGTCGAGGTGGGCCTCGGGTGGTTCGGACGGTGGACGCGCCCGGTGCAGATCGCCGCCACGATCCAGGCACCCTTGCTGCGCTCGGCGAAGGCGCGGGCCGCCCTGGAGCGGTGGTCCGAGCGACTCCCGGGATCCCAGCGCGAGCCGGACCCCGACGGCCGGTCCCTGGTGATCGCGGTCGCCCGCGACAGCCGGGGCCGACCGCTGGCCGCGAGTGCCCTCACCGGACCTGATCCGTACGAGATGACGGGATCCCTCCTGGCATGGGCCGCCGCCCACGCGGCACAGCCGGACGCCGTCCTCAAGCCCGGTGCGCACGGCCCGGTCGCCGCCTTCGGCCTCGACACTCTCAGGCTCGGTGCCGCCGAGGCCGGAGTACACGAAGTCGACGGGGCGCCGGCCCGCCGTCGATGA
- a CDS encoding CGNR zinc finger domain-containing protein, which yields MRRVRVCGADECALRFVDRSPARNRRWCSMSRCANRTKVRLHQARARQSEHTPAD from the coding sequence ATCCGGCGGGTACGCGTCTGCGGCGCGGACGAATGCGCCCTGCGCTTCGTGGACCGCTCCCCCGCCCGCAACCGCCGCTGGTGCTCCATGTCCCGCTGCGCCAACCGCACAAAGGTCCGCCTCCACCAGGCCCGGGCCAGACAAAGTGAGCACACGCCAGCAGACTGA
- a CDS encoding winged helix-turn-helix transcriptional regulator — protein sequence MDATTEALQDAGVDPRLDRDASNCSIARTLEVVGEKWTILILREVWYGSSRFGEFERVLGCPRNLLAARLRMLVEEGILAVETYKEPGSRSRPKYVITPKGVDLVPAVMGLLQWGDRYRADPEGPAMLSRHRGCGAHVDARIRCDRGHAVQPQDIESVPGPAFRLRAAE from the coding sequence ATGGATGCAACGACCGAAGCTCTGCAGGACGCCGGCGTGGACCCCCGTCTCGACCGGGACGCGTCGAACTGCTCGATCGCCCGGACCCTTGAGGTCGTGGGCGAGAAGTGGACGATCCTGATCCTGCGCGAGGTCTGGTACGGCTCGTCCCGTTTCGGCGAGTTCGAACGCGTCCTCGGCTGTCCTCGCAACCTCCTCGCGGCGCGGCTTCGGATGCTCGTGGAGGAAGGGATCCTGGCCGTCGAGACCTACAAGGAGCCGGGCTCGCGGAGCCGTCCGAAGTACGTGATCACCCCCAAGGGTGTGGATCTGGTCCCGGCCGTGATGGGGCTCCTGCAGTGGGGCGACCGCTACCGCGCCGACCCGGAGGGCCCCGCCATGCTGTCCAGGCACCGTGGATGCGGCGCGCACGTCGACGCCCGGATCCGCTGCGACCGGGGCCACGCCGTACAGCCGCAAGACATCGAGAGCGTCCCCGGCCCCGCCTTTCGTCTGAGGGCCGCCGAGTGA
- a CDS encoding NADP-dependent oxidoreductase yields MKAFVVEKYGKDGVRAAEVPEPTVGDRDVLVKVSAAGINPLDKMVRNGEFKQLLKYKLPFVLGHDVAGVVTRVGSAVRGFEVGDEVYARPRDLRVGGFAEFIAIDADDVAPKPASLSLEEAAAVPLVALTAWQILVERAHVQPGQKVLIHAGAGGLGSTVIQLAKHLGATVATTANTRSEELVRSLGADVVVDYAKEDFSKVLSGYDLVLDSVGGANLEKSLTVLKPGGLAISVVGPPDAAFAKQLGAPSVLGLVMNTLSRKIRKRAKALGVRYEFFFMQANGSQLRKLGALYDSGKLRPVIDSTFPFDQTLEAMAYVEQGRTKAGKVVVSIAPDND; encoded by the coding sequence ATGAAGGCGTTCGTCGTCGAGAAGTACGGCAAGGACGGCGTACGCGCCGCAGAGGTACCCGAGCCCACCGTCGGAGACCGCGACGTCCTGGTCAAAGTGAGCGCCGCCGGCATCAACCCGCTGGACAAGATGGTCCGCAACGGGGAGTTCAAGCAGCTGCTGAAGTACAAGCTTCCGTTCGTACTCGGCCACGACGTGGCGGGCGTGGTGACGCGGGTCGGTTCCGCCGTACGCGGCTTCGAGGTCGGCGACGAGGTCTACGCCCGTCCGCGCGACCTGCGGGTGGGAGGCTTCGCGGAGTTCATCGCGATCGACGCGGACGACGTCGCGCCCAAGCCGGCCTCACTCTCCCTGGAAGAGGCAGCCGCGGTGCCGCTGGTGGCCCTGACCGCCTGGCAGATCCTCGTCGAGCGGGCGCACGTGCAGCCGGGGCAGAAGGTGCTCATCCACGCCGGAGCCGGCGGCCTCGGGTCGACGGTCATCCAGCTCGCCAAGCACCTCGGCGCCACGGTGGCGACGACCGCGAACACCAGGTCCGAGGAGTTGGTCAGGAGCCTCGGCGCCGACGTCGTCGTCGACTACGCGAAGGAAGACTTCTCCAAGGTGCTCTCCGGCTACGACCTGGTGCTGGACTCCGTGGGCGGGGCGAACCTCGAGAAGTCGCTGACCGTGCTGAAGCCCGGCGGCCTGGCCATCAGTGTCGTCGGCCCGCCCGACGCCGCCTTCGCCAAGCAGCTTGGCGCCCCCTCCGTCCTGGGCCTGGTCATGAACACCCTCAGCCGCAAGATCCGCAAGCGGGCCAAGGCGCTGGGCGTGCGCTACGAGTTCTTCTTCATGCAGGCCAACGGCTCCCAGCTGCGCAAGCTCGGCGCCCTCTACGACAGCGGGAAACTCCGTCCGGTCATCGACAGCACCTTCCCCTTCGACCAGACCCTCGAGGCGATGGCGTACGTCGAGCAGGGCCGAACCAAGGCCGGCAAGGTCGTGGTCTCCATCGCGCCCGACAACGACTGA